A genome region from Marinilabiliales bacterium includes the following:
- a CDS encoding NAD+ synthase, with product MKIALAQINPHVGNINENLTRIVFCIKKAQQFHADLVIFPEMTVCGYPPHDMLDYLDFVDRCQDAVGRIARICTDIAVIVGSPSHNPGREGKRLYNSAFFLYEGKIKSIHHKTLLPDYDVFDEYRYFEPNDKFNIVEYKGSRIAITICEDLWYDQSFDNGQKNTRLYKVQPMEKLIGQKPDFIVNISASPFAWTKIRDKKEIFTKTSKKYSLPLFMVNQVGANTDLIFEGGSLVVNQNGELFDRVSWFEEDFQIYDLDEVRNTPPHVTDHKQTGIMEMLFRALVLGIRDYFNKTGNSQALIGLSGGLDSAVTAVLTAEALGYENVHAVFMPSQYTASESWEDARKLADNISISYSEIDIEPLAKMYSKSLEPLFGDLSEDVTEENIQARIRGTLLMAISNKLGFLMLNTSNKSEASVGYTTLYGDMNGALSVLGDVYKTRVRELAAYINRNEEIIPERVIKKAPSAELRPDQKDTDTLPSYEVLDEILFRYIEQQKNAGRIASEGFDKELVEKVVRMVNMSEYKRYQSPPVLRVSSKAFGNGRRMPIVAKI from the coding sequence ATGAAGATCGCCCTGGCACAGATAAACCCTCACGTAGGGAACATAAATGAAAACCTGACAAGGATCGTCTTCTGCATAAAAAAGGCACAGCAATTCCATGCTGATCTTGTAATATTCCCGGAAATGACCGTTTGCGGGTATCCCCCTCACGACATGCTTGATTACCTTGACTTTGTGGACAGGTGCCAGGATGCTGTTGGAAGGATCGCCAGAATATGCACCGACATTGCGGTAATTGTCGGCTCGCCTTCACATAATCCCGGCCGGGAAGGAAAAAGACTTTACAATTCAGCCTTTTTTCTTTATGAGGGAAAAATCAAAAGCATTCACCATAAGACCCTCCTCCCCGATTATGATGTATTTGATGAATACCGGTATTTCGAGCCCAACGACAAATTCAATATTGTCGAATACAAGGGAAGCAGGATAGCCATTACCATATGTGAGGATCTGTGGTATGACCAGAGCTTTGATAACGGCCAGAAGAATACAAGGTTGTACAAGGTGCAGCCAATGGAGAAACTGATAGGCCAGAAACCGGATTTTATAGTCAATATCTCAGCATCTCCATTTGCGTGGACGAAGATCAGGGATAAAAAGGAGATATTTACCAAAACATCAAAAAAATATAGCCTGCCCCTGTTCATGGTAAACCAGGTAGGTGCCAACACTGACCTGATATTTGAGGGTGGCTCTCTTGTAGTGAACCAGAATGGTGAACTGTTTGACAGGGTATCCTGGTTTGAGGAGGACTTTCAGATCTATGACCTGGATGAAGTCAGGAACACTCCCCCGCATGTGACAGATCATAAACAGACCGGGATCATGGAGATGCTGTTCCGTGCACTGGTACTGGGAATAAGGGATTATTTCAATAAAACAGGAAATTCACAAGCCCTGATAGGTCTGTCGGGGGGACTAGACTCGGCTGTTACAGCGGTGCTTACAGCCGAAGCACTAGGTTATGAAAATGTTCATGCCGTTTTTATGCCTTCACAATACACTGCGTCCGAATCATGGGAAGATGCCAGAAAACTGGCTGATAATATCAGTATTTCATACAGTGAAATTGACATTGAACCGCTTGCCAAAATGTACAGCAAGTCCCTTGAGCCATTGTTCGGCGATCTTTCCGAAGATGTTACCGAAGAAAATATCCAGGCCAGGATAAGAGGGACCCTGCTTATGGCAATATCCAACAAGCTCGGCTTCCTGATGCTGAACACATCAAACAAAAGTGAGGCATCCGTAGGCTATACCACCCTTTACGGCGACATGAACGGGGCGCTTTCCGTACTGGGTGACGTTTACAAAACCCGGGTCCGGGAACTGGCTGCATATATCAACAGAAATGAGGAAATCATCCCCGAAAGGGTTATTAAAAAAGCCCCTTCAGCCGAGCTCAGGCCGGATCAGAAAGATACCGACACCCTTCCCTCCTATGAAGTTCTTGACGAAATACTGTTCAGGTATATCGAACAACAAAAGAATGCCGGCCGGATAGCAAGTGAAGGGTTTGACAAAGAGCTGGTTGAAAAGGTTGTGCGAATGGTTAATATGTCAGAGTACAAACGATACCAGTCACCACCCGTTTTGAGGGTGAGCAGCAAGGCATTCGGCAACGGCCGCAGGATGCCAATAGTGGCAAAAATATAA
- a CDS encoding long-chain fatty acid--CoA ligase has protein sequence MMQTIIELFENSVNKYGDNPLMLEKYGDKYESTSYRDIRQAVAEFSAGLISMGINKGDRIALLSEGRNDWVISELAVLYAGAVNIPLSVKLGDASEIKFRLEHSGARMIIVSGGQAHKLQDLKRELAVLEKIVLLDKPDKMDDKDILYSDIREAGKNVLENEPGKFEERWKSIKSYDYANICYTSGTTADPKGIILSHRNYTANVEQARSLMEVPEWYTTLLILPWDHAFAHTAGIYTLISAGASMASIQVGKTPMETLKNIPQNIREIRPVFLLSVPALAKNFRKNIESGVRQKGKVAKRLFDWGLSIAYKYNGTGWDKGKGIRFLLRPLVSLFDKILFSKVRENFGGRLKFFIGGGALLDIELQRFFYALGMPMFQGYGLTEASPIISSNSEKKHKLGSSGYLVTDMELKICDDEKNELPTGEKGEIVIKGENVMKGYWQNEEATASTIVDGWLYTGDMGYMDEDGFLYVLGRFKSLLISDDGEKYSPEGIEEAFAGQSQFIDQCMLYNNQNPYTVALIVPNREALKRWLGQKNLKPESKEGQIAMLKLLELELNEYRIGRKYEKMFPQRWLPASIGVLDEAFTESNQLLNSTLKIVRGKITEKYSERIDYLYTVESKDVCNPVNIEAINKLMMNVQ, from the coding sequence ATTATGCAGACAATAATTGAACTGTTTGAAAACAGTGTCAACAAGTACGGAGATAATCCGCTTATGCTTGAAAAATATGGTGATAAATATGAAAGCACTTCCTACCGGGATATACGGCAGGCTGTTGCCGAGTTCTCTGCAGGGCTTATAAGTATGGGGATCAATAAGGGCGATCGCATTGCCCTGCTTTCAGAAGGCCGCAATGACTGGGTTATTTCAGAGCTTGCAGTGCTCTACGCTGGTGCAGTCAACATTCCACTATCAGTGAAACTTGGTGATGCTTCTGAAATAAAGTTCCGGCTCGAACATTCAGGCGCACGAATGATTATAGTTTCTGGCGGCCAGGCCCACAAGTTGCAGGATCTCAAAAGAGAGCTTGCCGTACTTGAAAAAATAGTGCTGCTGGATAAGCCTGATAAGATGGACGATAAAGACATTCTGTATTCTGATATCAGGGAGGCCGGGAAAAATGTTCTTGAAAATGAGCCCGGGAAATTCGAGGAGCGCTGGAAGTCAATAAAAAGTTATGATTATGCAAATATATGCTATACCTCCGGCACCACTGCCGACCCCAAAGGGATCATCCTTTCACACCGCAACTATACAGCGAATGTAGAACAGGCAAGAAGCCTGATGGAAGTTCCGGAATGGTACACCACGCTGCTCATACTGCCCTGGGATCATGCATTTGCCCATACTGCAGGGATATATACTTTGATATCAGCCGGTGCCAGTATGGCATCAATCCAGGTGGGCAAAACACCTATGGAGACACTCAAGAACATACCGCAGAATATCAGGGAGATAAGGCCCGTGTTCTTGCTTAGTGTCCCCGCACTGGCCAAGAATTTCAGGAAAAACATCGAAAGCGGGGTCAGGCAAAAAGGGAAAGTGGCTAAAAGGCTTTTTGACTGGGGGCTCAGCATTGCCTATAAATACAACGGTACAGGCTGGGACAAGGGCAAAGGGATCAGGTTCCTGCTCAGACCTCTTGTATCACTGTTCGACAAAATACTTTTTTCGAAGGTCCGCGAGAATTTCGGGGGCAGACTCAAGTTCTTCATTGGAGGCGGAGCTTTGCTTGACATTGAGCTTCAAAGGTTTTTCTATGCACTGGGGATGCCTATGTTTCAGGGTTACGGACTGACAGAAGCTTCGCCCATAATATCATCCAACTCAGAAAAAAAGCACAAGCTCGGATCATCAGGTTACCTTGTAACCGATATGGAATTAAAGATTTGTGACGATGAAAAGAACGAGCTGCCGACCGGCGAAAAGGGTGAAATAGTCATTAAAGGTGAAAACGTGATGAAGGGCTACTGGCAAAATGAGGAAGCAACCGCTTCAACAATAGTTGACGGATGGCTCTACACCGGTGATATGGGGTACATGGATGAAGACGGCTTTCTGTATGTGCTTGGCCGCTTCAAGAGCCTCCTAATATCCGATGACGGCGAAAAATACAGTCCGGAAGGTATTGAAGAAGCATTTGCAGGACAATCACAGTTCATTGACCAGTGCATGCTATACAACAACCAGAACCCCTACACTGTGGCTCTTATTGTACCAAACAGGGAAGCTCTGAAGAGGTGGCTCGGTCAGAAGAACCTCAAGCCTGAATCAAAGGAAGGGCAGATCGCCATGCTGAAATTGCTGGAACTGGAGCTGAACGAATACAGGATTGGGAGAAAATATGAAAAAATGTTTCCGCAGAGATGGCTTCCCGCCTCAATAGGGGTTCTGGATGAGGCGTTCACCGAGAGCAACCAGTTACTGAACAGTACCCTGAAGATAGTAAGAGGTAAGATAACCGAAAAATACAGTGAGAGAATTGACTATCTTTACACCGTAGAATCAAAAGACGTATGCAACCCGGTGAATATTGAAGCAATCAACAAACTCATGATGAACGTTCAGTGA
- a CDS encoding PASTA domain-containing protein: MNNFVRFLISRMFWKHLAIIAGITTFVILTIFVGLKIYTRHGRAYAVPDLRGLTVTEAEMVTGARRLRYQVADSVFISHEARGTVIDQNPPPNFRVKENRTIFLTINAMNPERVAMPDVTGVSLRQARAIIETQGLEVGRLIYVPDIAMNNVLRQQYEGNDIEPGELIVRGEAIDLVLGEGLSTRTTYVPDVLYLDKEEARNRILAASLNLGAALYDTTVKNEEDSINAFVWRQRPEYSEGLQIRLGSIIDLWMSVDSTLLPVPDTLEILMDDLPYDEDSIIW; the protein is encoded by the coding sequence ATGAATAATTTCGTCAGGTTCCTTATAAGCAGGATGTTCTGGAAACATCTTGCAATAATAGCCGGTATAACAACCTTTGTAATACTTACCATTTTCGTGGGATTGAAAATCTACACCAGGCATGGGAGGGCTTATGCCGTGCCTGACCTGAGGGGCCTGACAGTCACTGAGGCAGAAATGGTTACCGGAGCACGCAGGCTCAGGTACCAGGTGGCAGATTCGGTATTTATCAGTCACGAAGCAAGGGGCACGGTCATAGATCAGAACCCCCCGCCCAATTTCCGGGTAAAGGAGAACCGCACAATATTTCTTACCATAAATGCAATGAATCCTGAAAGGGTTGCTATGCCTGATGTAACAGGTGTTTCATTAAGACAGGCCAGGGCAATAATAGAGACCCAGGGACTTGAGGTAGGCAGACTTATCTATGTGCCGGACATAGCGATGAACAATGTACTGCGCCAGCAATATGAAGGCAACGATATTGAACCCGGAGAGTTGATCGTGCGTGGAGAGGCAATTGACCTGGTACTGGGTGAAGGCCTCAGCACAAGGACCACTTATGTGCCCGATGTACTCTATCTGGACAAGGAAGAGGCAAGGAACAGGATACTTGCAGCCTCGCTGAACCTGGGTGCAGCATTGTATGACACCACCGTAAAAAATGAAGAGGATTCTATCAACGCATTTGTCTGGCGTCAGCGACCTGAATATTCTGAAGGTTTGCAGATCAGGCTGGGATCAATAATTGACCTCTGGATGTCGGTCGACTCAACTCTTCTGCCTGTTCCTGACACACTCGAAATTCTCATGGACGACTTACCTTATGATGAAGATAGTATTATATGGTAG
- a CDS encoding PorT family protein, which yields MRGFVITLILLCIVLTSTAQGVRFSIFADPQIAWLAPETRNAEFAGIRGGFDTGFEMDNFFSSNYAFSTGLSINSTGGKLKFDEPLAFHFEGSTDTIPPGSEVIYKLQYINLPLGLKFTTREIGYTTIFARIGMGGHFNVRSRADIAASGINNESFADGINMFNFSYHFAAGIHYSLGGESAVVAGFEYRHRFIDIASDDQYKALLNSVSLRIGLLF from the coding sequence ATGAGAGGCTTCGTCATTACATTAATCCTTCTCTGCATTGTATTAACCTCAACGGCACAGGGAGTTCGTTTTTCAATCTTTGCCGATCCCCAGATTGCATGGCTTGCCCCCGAAACGCGTAATGCCGAATTTGCAGGTATAAGGGGAGGCTTTGATACCGGGTTTGAGATGGATAACTTCTTCAGCAGTAATTATGCTTTCTCAACAGGCCTCTCAATCAACAGCACAGGAGGAAAATTGAAATTTGACGAACCTCTGGCCTTCCACTTTGAGGGTTCAACCGACACCATCCCCCCCGGCAGTGAGGTAATCTACAAGCTGCAGTACATCAATCTGCCCCTGGGCCTGAAGTTTACAACAAGGGAGATAGGCTATACCACGATATTTGCCAGGATCGGTATGGGCGGGCACTTCAATGTCAGGTCCAGGGCAGATATTGCCGCATCAGGCATCAATAATGAAAGTTTTGCCGATGGGATCAACATGTTCAACTTCTCATATCATTTCGCTGCCGGAATACACTATTCACTGGGTGGTGAGTCGGCTGTAGTCGCCGGGTTTGAATACCGGCACAGGTTTATTGATATCGCCTCGGACGACCAGTATAAGGCCCTCCTGAACTCGGTTTCACTGAGGATCGGATTGCTTTTCTGA